From the genome of Uranotaenia lowii strain MFRU-FL chromosome 1, ASM2978415v1, whole genome shotgun sequence, one region includes:
- the LOC129737839 gene encoding uncharacterized protein K02A2.6-like, producing MDMDIKNALLRLNDILANQQQQMAVLLQNNAAPQAEKKDPSINPVSLHPKPPGKKTKKMKSISLVKHVDISKKRKFAEVNLNGVNVKLQLDCAADITIISTETWACIGKPKINPTNIVAVSASGDKLDLKGEFITEVTIRNVSKQGCIYVANHSDLDVLGIDLIELFNLWSVPFDSLVNSIQKSEDVAQRLKVKFPEVFQSSLGLCTKAQVTLYLKPDSRPVYCPKRPVAYAALPKVDAELQRLQERGIISPVQFSNWAAPIVVVRKSDNVSVRICGDYSTGLNAALESDRHPLPHPDDIFTALAGARIFSQIDLSDAYLQVEVEEESRKLLTVNTHRGLFQYNRLAPGIKSAPGAFQRIIDCMVAGIPGVKTYLDDILVSGRTQEEHDRNLDATLGRIRDYGFHLRIEKCHFSLPQIKFLGHIIDKEGLRPDPAKTRAISEMPAPTNVSQLRSYLGAINYYGRFVGQIKELRAPLDRLLKKDARWEWTPECQSSFDRFKSILQSDLLLTHFDPRKEIIVAGDASKHGLGAVIMHRFPNGSIKPIAHASRSLTPAEVNYGQIEKEALALIFAVTRFHKMVYGRKFTLQTDHKPLLKVFGSKKGIPVYTANRLQRWALTLLLYNFEIQFVPTASFGHADLLSRLMDSHKKSDEEYVIAAIQMETDVKTIFEGSISNLPVTSDMISKQSAEDPTLQEVFNYIQNGWPESAKTIADPTVRQFFSRRDSLQVFQDCIMFGDRVVVPALYRKRILRQLHQGHPGMERMKSIARSFVYWPNIDDDVEDFVRRCSSCAQAVRDPRKTTLESWPLPSKPMERIHIDYAGPIDGFYYLVIVDAYSKWPEVFRTRSTTTTATLDFLQETFARYGYPHTLVSDNGSQFISAQFQQFCKEHGIQHLTTAPYHPQSNGQAERFVDSLKRGLKKLANGESMATTQHLQTFLSVYRSTPARSAPDGKTPAHLFLGRQISTQLDLLKPTLPSPTRINDAQNAQFNKRHGAVQRKFVAGNPVLAKVHQGNSAKWIPGLIIEPKGNVMYTVLLDNGRLIRSHTNQLKAWFIETAAAVPTPNLPLSVLLDDFVVPVSEADQTDSLRNEDDLDCSEYGSPLQSPEVPPPRTRPTRNRCPPKRLSSYDLS from the coding sequence ATGGACATGGATATTAAAAACGCTCTCCTCCGGCTCAACGATATCCTGgccaaccagcagcagcagatgGCAGTTCTCCTGCAGAACAACGCAGCTCCCCAGGCTGAGAAGAAGGATCCCTCAATCAACCCTGTGTCCCTCCATCCCAAGCCTCCCGGGAAGAAGACGAAAAAGATGAAGAGCATCAGTTTGGTGAAACATGTTGACATCTCCAAAAAGCGCAAATTTGCTGAGGTAAATTTGAACGGTGTCAATGTGAAGCTCCAACTCGACTGTGCGGCTGACATCACCATAATTTCGACGGAAACCTGGGCTTGCATcgggaaaccaaaaatcaacCCTACGAACATCGTTGCTGTCAGCGCTTCCGGTGACAAGCTCGACTTGAAAGGAGAGTTTATCACCGAAGTAACCATCCGGAACGTCTCCAAACAAGGGTGCATCTACGTTGCCAACCACTCCGATCTCGACGTACTGGGTATCGACCTCATCGAGTTGTTCAACCTTTGGTCGGTCCCCTTCGACTCGTTGGTGAACTCCATCCAGAAATCCGAAGACGTGGCACAACGACTGAAGGTTAAGTTCCCCGAAGTGTTCCAGAGTTCCCTTGGGCTGTGTACCAAAGCACAGGTTACACTCTACCTCAAGCCGGATTCCCGACCAGTATACTGCCCCAAGCGCCCGGTAGCCTATGCCGCTCTCCCGAAGGTGGATGCTGAACTCCAAAGGCTACAAGAACGCGGCATCATTTCTCCAGTGCAGTTCTCCAATTGGGCTGCCCCCATCGTCGTGGTTCGCAAATCGGACAACGTCTCTGTTCGAATTTGCGGCGATTACTCAACTGGACTCAACGCAGCTCTAGAATCCGACCGGCATCCTCTGCCTCATCCCGACGACATCTTTACTGCCCTGGCTGGGGCACGCATTTTCTCCCAAATCGATCTGTCGGACGCATACCTCCAGGTCGAAGTGGAGGAAGAATCACGCAAACTGTTGACGGTTAACACCCACCGAGGCCTGTTCCAGTACAACCGTCTTGCTCCAGGTATAAAATCGGCACCTGGAGCCTTTCAACGCATAATCGACTGCATGGTAGCTGGCATCCCAGGTGTAAAAACCTATCTCGACGATATTCTGGTATCCGGACGAACTCAAGAGGAACACGATCGCAATCTGGACGCGACGCTTGGAAGGATTCGTGATTACGGATTTCATCTACGCATCGAAAAATGCCATTTTTCTCTTCCTCAGATTAAATTTCTTGGTCACATCATCGACAAGGAAGGTCTCCGCCCAGATCCAGCCAAGACTCGTGCGATTTCTGAGATGCCGGCCCCCACGAATGTGTCACAGCTTCGATCCTATCTTGGCGCTATAAACTATTATGGACGGTTTGTAGGCCAAATCAAGGAGCTCCGTGCGCCGCTCGACCGGTTACTGAAGAAGGACGCCCGCTGGGAATGGACTCCAGAATGCCAAAGCTCGTTCGACCGCTTCAAATCCATTCTGCAGTCTGACCTCCTTCTGACACACTTCGACCCTCGGAAGGAAATCATCGTAGCTGGTGATGCATCTAAACACGGCTTGGGTGCCGTTATAATGCATCGATTCCCCAACGGTTCCATCAAACCCATCGCTCACGCTTCAAGGTCGTTGACACCTGCTGAGGTTAACTATGGCCAAATCGAGAAGGAAGCTTTGGCACTCATCTTTGCTGTCACGCGCTTCCACAAAATGGTTTATGGTCGCAAGTTCACTCTTCAAACCGACCACAAGCCCCTCCTGAAGGTTTTTGGCAGCAAGAAAGGGATTCCGGTGTACACAGCAAATCGACTCCAACGCTGGGCGTTGACTTTGTTGCTCTACAACTTCGAAATCCAGTTCGTTCCAACCGCAAGCTTTGGACACGCCGATCTTCTCTCTCGTCTGATGGATTCCCACAAGAAATCGGACGAAGAATATGTCATCGCAGCGATACAGATGGAGACAGACGTGAAAACTATTTTCGAAGGGTCCATCTCCAACCTGCCGGTTACATCGGACATGATctccaaacaatcagcagaggaTCCAACACTTCAAGAAGTATTCAACTATATCCAGAACGGGTGGCCCGAATCTGCGAAAACAATCGCCGATCCAACAGTACGACAGTTTTTCTCCAGACGTGACAGCCTACAAGTTTTTCAAGACTGCATCATGTTTGGTGACCGTGTCGTCGTTCCAGCCTTGTACCGAAAACGAATACTTCGCCAGCTACACCAAGGACACCCTGGAATGGAGCGCATGAAGTCAATAGCAAGAAGTTTCGTCTATTGGCCGAACATCGATGATGACGTCGAGGACTTTGTGCGCCGATGTAGTTCCTGTGCCCAAGCAGTGAGAGATCCCCGGAAAACAACTCTCGAATCCTGGCCCCTTCCTTCAAAACCGATGGAGCGAATTCACATCGACTATGCCGGCCCCATCGATGGTTTCTACTATCTGGTCATAGTTGATGCCTACTCCAAGTGGCCCGAGGTTTTCCGAACGCGTTCAACTACTACGACTGCAACTTTGGACTTCTTGCAAGAAACCTTTGCAAGATACGGATATCCCCACACATTGGTCTCCGACAACGGTTCCCAGTTCATCAGCGCACAGTTCCAACAATTCTGCAAAGAACACGGAATCCAACATCTGACGACCGCTCCATACCATCCGCAATCGAACGGCCAAGCGGAAAGGTTTGTGGACAGCTTGAAACGAGGACTCAAGAAGCTCGCAAATGGGGAAAGCATGGCTACAACACAGCACTTacaaacatttttgtcagtgtACCGTTCCACGCCAGCTCGAAGCGCTCCTGACGGCAAGACCCCTGCTCATCTTTTCCTCGGTAGGCAAATCTCCACCCAATTGGACCTTCTGAAGCCAACGCTACCAAGCCCAACACGAATCAACGATGCTCAAAACGCTCAGTTCAATAAACGTCACGGCGCTGTGCAAAGGAAATTCGTCGCTGGAAATCCGGTTCTGGCCAAGGTTCATCAAGGGAATTCCGCCAAGTGGATTCCGGGTCTGATCATCGAACCCAAAGGTAACGTGATGTACACCGTTCTCCTGGACAACGGTCGACTCATCCGATCCCACACCAATCAACTGAAGGCCTGGTTCATCGAAACAGCAGCAGCGGTTCCAACACCAAATCTTCCATTGTCGGTGTTGTTGGATGATTTCGTTGTTCCAGTCTCCGAAGCTGACCAAACAGACTCCTTGCGGAATGAAGACGATTTGGATTGTTCCGAGTATGGCTCACCTCTgcagtcacctgaagttccacCACCACGGACAAGACCAACCCGAAATCGCTGTCCGCCCAAGCGATTGAGCTCGTACgatctttcttaa